One genomic segment of Nerophis lumbriciformis linkage group LG20, RoL_Nlum_v2.1, whole genome shotgun sequence includes these proteins:
- the lmo4a gene encoding LIM domain transcription factor LMO4a: protein MVNSRVEAPSVAVMGSGGATAGRSCAGCGGRIVERFLLFTMEQYWHTRCLKCSCCHAQLGEYSSTCFSKGGMILCRNDYIRLFGHSGACSACGQSIPASEMVMRAQGNVYHLKCFICATCRNRLVPGDRFHYINGTIFCEHDRPGDGLLNGHAAQLQANSLMSDQKVC, encoded by the exons ATGGTGAACAGCAGGGTGGAGGCGCCCTCAGTGGCAGTGATGGGCAGCGGCGGGGCGACAGCAGGCAGGTCGTGCGCAGGATGCGGAGGTCGAATCGTGGAGCGCTTCCTCCTCTTCACCATGGAGCAGTACTGGCACACGCGCTGCCTCAAATGCTCCTGCTGCCACGCTCAGCTGGGCGAATACAGCAGCACCTGTTTCAGCAAAGGTGGCATGATCCTCTGCAGAAACGATTACATCAG GCTGTTTGGACACAGCGGAGCTTGCAGTGCATGTGGACAATCAATCCCTGCCAGTGAAATGGTGATGCGGGCACAAGGAAACGTTTACCACCTCAAG TGTTTTATTTGTGCAACTTGTCGGAATCGCCTGGTCCCCGGTGATCGCTTTCACTACATCAACGGAACCATCTTTTGTGAGCACGATCGGCCAGGAGATGGACTGCTCAATGGACACGCCGCTCAACTGCAAGCTAACAGTCTGATGTCCGACCAAAAG GTTTGCTGA